A genomic window from Flavobacterium johnsoniae includes:
- a CDS encoding MarC family NAAT transporter: MELFIYLFAALFSVLNPIGTVPIFVGLTQHDSQKERSRISLWTAINVFIILLVSYFIGQYVLTFFGISIDALRIAGGIVIVNSGFSLLSGKFNKKRGINKKIENEAQQRNDIALTPLAIPMLAGPGSMSLLIAFYQEHHELNEIIISSLAILAIAVAIFAILKSAHYLARILGASGIVAISRIVGFIVISIGIQYIVSALVNIIKGNF; this comes from the coding sequence ATGGAATTATTTATTTACTTATTTGCTGCTTTATTTTCTGTACTAAACCCAATTGGAACCGTCCCTATTTTCGTCGGATTAACGCAACACGATTCTCAAAAAGAAAGATCTAGAATTTCTCTCTGGACAGCCATTAATGTTTTTATCATTTTATTGGTGTCTTATTTTATTGGACAATATGTATTAACTTTTTTCGGAATTAGCATTGACGCTTTGAGAATTGCCGGCGGAATTGTAATTGTAAATTCTGGGTTTTCTTTACTTTCTGGGAAATTCAATAAAAAACGCGGAATCAATAAAAAAATTGAAAATGAAGCACAACAACGAAACGACATTGCCCTTACACCACTTGCAATTCCGATGCTTGCCGGCCCTGGATCAATGTCTCTTTTAATTGCTTTTTATCAGGAACATCACGAGTTAAACGAAATCATAATTTCTTCATTAGCAATTCTTGCAATTGCTGTTGCCATTTTTGCTATTCTAAAAAGCGCTCATTATTTAGCTAGAATTTTAGGTGCTTCAGGAATTGTTGCTATCTCTAGAATTGTTGGTTTTATAGTTATTTCTATCGGAATTCAATATATCGTAAGTGCGCTTGTAAATATTATCAAAGGAAATTTTTAA
- the recR gene encoding recombination mediator RecR, whose amino-acid sequence MEFSSKLIEKAVNEMSQLPGIGKRTALRLVLHLLKQPKEQTSFLSQALINMREDIKFCENCHNISDTKICEICANIARNHETICIVEDVRDVMAIENTGQYKGIYHVLGGKISPIEGVGPNQLNISSLVDKVKSGKVVEIIFALSSTMEGDTTNFYIYKQIADSEIIISTIARGISVGDELEYADEVTLGRSILHRVPFEKTFKNN is encoded by the coding sequence ATGGAATTTTCATCAAAATTAATTGAAAAAGCAGTTAACGAAATGTCTCAATTGCCTGGTATAGGTAAACGTACAGCACTTCGTTTGGTTCTTCATTTGTTAAAACAACCAAAAGAACAAACTTCTTTTCTGTCTCAGGCGTTAATTAATATGCGTGAGGATATTAAGTTTTGCGAAAACTGCCATAATATTTCGGATACTAAAATTTGCGAAATATGTGCCAATATTGCACGAAATCACGAAACGATATGTATTGTTGAGGATGTTCGAGATGTAATGGCAATCGAAAATACAGGTCAATATAAAGGTATTTATCATGTTCTAGGCGGTAAAATTTCGCCTATCGAAGGTGTAGGGCCAAATCAATTAAATATTTCAAGTTTAGTAGATAAAGTTAAATCTGGAAAAGTGGTTGAAATTATTTTTGCGCTAAGCTCTACAATGGAGGGCGATACAACCAATTTTTATATCTATAAACAAATTGCAGATTCTGAAATTATTATTTCAACAATTGCAAGAGGAATATCTGTTGGTGACGAACTTGAATATGCAGATGAAGTCACTCTCGGAAGAAGTATTCTTCATCGGGTTCCTTTTGAAA
- the ctlX gene encoding citrulline utilization hydrolase CtlX yields MKQTTNAIVMIRPVAFRMNEQTAVNNYYQKVLDGLLPSTVNAKAQQEFDTFVEKLRVVGVDVTVVDDNLETDTPDSIFPNNWVSFHENGDVALYPMFAENRRQERREDILDTLEEKGFEITNIMDYTSAEEDGIFLEGTGSLLLDRANGKAYCALSPRADEELFIEFCEDFDYAPVIFEAFQTVDGERKLIYHTNVMMCLGETFAVICADSIDDKKERKMVLDNLKQDGKEIILITEAQVNNFAGNMLEVRGEDDKRYIVMSASAHQSLTPKQIAQLENHAEILSSSLDTIEACGGGSARCMMAEVFLPRS; encoded by the coding sequence ATGAAACAAACTACTAATGCTATCGTAATGATTCGTCCAGTTGCATTTCGAATGAATGAACAGACGGCTGTAAATAATTATTATCAAAAAGTATTAGACGGACTTTTGCCAAGTACGGTTAATGCTAAAGCGCAACAGGAATTTGACACTTTTGTAGAAAAATTGAGAGTAGTTGGTGTAGATGTTACGGTTGTGGATGATAATTTGGAAACTGATACTCCAGATAGTATTTTTCCAAACAATTGGGTTTCATTTCATGAAAATGGAGATGTCGCTTTATATCCAATGTTTGCCGAAAATCGCCGTCAAGAACGTCGCGAAGATATTTTGGATACTTTGGAAGAAAAAGGATTTGAAATTACCAATATAATGGATTATACTTCGGCTGAAGAAGATGGTATTTTCTTGGAAGGAACAGGTAGCTTATTATTGGATCGTGCAAATGGAAAAGCATATTGTGCTTTATCACCAAGAGCAGATGAAGAATTGTTTATAGAATTCTGCGAAGATTTTGATTATGCACCAGTTATTTTTGAAGCATTTCAAACTGTTGATGGAGAAAGAAAACTGATTTATCATACGAATGTGATGATGTGTCTGGGTGAAACTTTTGCGGTTATTTGTGCAGATTCTATTGATGATAAGAAAGAACGCAAAATGGTTCTGGATAATCTTAAACAAGACGGAAAAGAAATTATCTTAATTACAGAAGCTCAAGTAAATAATTTTGCAGGAAATATGCTTGAGGTTAGAGGTGAAGATGATAAACGATATATTGTAATGAGTGCTTCTGCTCATCAAAGTTTAACTCCAAAACAAATAGCTCAATTAGAAAATCATGCTGAAATTTTAAGTTCTAGTTTAGATACAATTGAAGCTTGCGGAGGGGGAAGCGCGAGATGTATGATGGCCGAAGTTTTCTTGCCAAGAAGTTAA
- a CDS encoding CoA-binding protein yields MKSKKTLVIGASTNPERYSYRAVNMLVGKGHSVLAIGQKAGEVAGVKIQTKAIPVKNIDTITLYLNPARQRDYYNYIIEAQPKRVIFNPGTENPELYQLLELNDIQVEVACTLVLLATSQY; encoded by the coding sequence ATGAAAAGTAAAAAAACATTAGTTATAGGAGCATCTACAAATCCAGAGCGTTATTCTTATAGAGCTGTAAATATGTTGGTTGGAAAAGGACATTCAGTTTTGGCTATAGGTCAAAAAGCGGGAGAGGTTGCTGGAGTAAAAATTCAGACTAAAGCAATTCCAGTTAAAAATATTGATACAATTACTTTATATCTTAATCCTGCTCGCCAAAGAGATTATTATAATTATATCATTGAAGCGCAACCTAAAAGAGTAATTTTTAATCCAGGTACAGAAAATCCAGAGTTGTATCAGTTACTAGAATTAAACGATATTCAGGTTGAAGTTGCTTGTACTTTAGTTTTACTGGCTACGAGTCAATATTAA